GCGGTGGGGAGTTCCACGACGGGGATCACGGGAGCGGAGCTTCCGGATCGCGTCGTTGACCAAGACATTCACGTCCACGGCACTCGTGCTGACCCTGCGGGAGCTCGGCATCCCGCTGAGTACGCCCGCGCCCGGGCTGCTCCCCGGGGTCGGCGCCGGACTGGTGAGCCGACCCGGACCTGCAGCTCCCGCTGACTTCACCACCCCCATGTAAAGCGCGCCCTGTAGTGCATAACTGGTACCGCCGGGCGTTGGAGTGACAAGAGTGCACTGCCGGGTGGCGACGTACTGGGCGTAGGTGGTGGCTGCTCCGCGGACGTGGCGCTCGATGGTCTGGGTGGTGTATCCGAGTGCGTCGGCGATGATCGCGATCGGGGCGAGTTTGGTCAACTCGTGCAGAGTTCCCAGGCGGGCAGCGCGGGGGCCGAACAGCCGTTGGAGGCGTTCTCTGAGCTGATGTGCTGGCCGGGGTGGTAGCCGGGGAAGACCCAGTTGCTGTTCGGCTGGGCGGCGGTGTTGCTGGGAGCGGTGGCGGCACATTTCATGGCGAGATCAAACGGTCCTTTCGCGATGCCGCGCGGACGGTGCGGATCCCGCGCCGTCCGCAGGAGCTTCAGGGCGCGGTCGCGCGCGAACTGGGACCGCGCGGAATCACTGTCAACGCCCTCGCGCCAGGACTGGTGGACAACACACCGTTCTTCGGTGAACCACTGAGCGAGGAACGGCGACGGGCCTGAGCGGCTGAGACGGTGACCGGCCGGGTTGGCGGTTCAAACGACGTGATGCAAACGCTGCGCTGGCTTGCGTCCGAGGCCGCCGGCCACATCACGGCCCAGGTCATCCAAGTCAACGGTGGTGCGGAGAGTAGCCGCTGATTACCTCAGTCAGTCGACCGTTTCTCGGAGCCGCGGGGTGCCGGTCTTCGTGTACGACTCGGGGACCGACCAGCCGTTCACCTCCGGCAACCAGGTCCCGCCCAACGACATCATCCGGCTCGCCGGCGGACGCAACATCTTCGTCGACCTGGAGGCCCGCTGGATCCAGGTCAGCCGGGAGGCGGTCACCAAGGCGGCGCCGGAGGTCGTCATCATCCTCGACTACGGCAACCAGCTCGCGCAGAAGCAGCTCGACTTCCTGAAGACCTCCGCCCGGAACAAGAACCTCCCCACCGTCCGGAACAACCGGTTCTTCGTCCTCGGCTACAACGAAGGCATCAGCGGACCCCGCATCACCGATGGCTTGGAGAAGTTCGCCGCCTATCTGCGCGATCTCGACCGGTGAACGCCATCCTGAACGGCGGTGAGTTCCCTAGTCAGCCGAGAGCCATCCCGCTGTCAGCAGGATCCCGTTCGGGTCGTAACGCTCCGCAAGTTGCGCGAGCTTGCGCCGGGTGTCGTCGTCGTACGCGCTGGAGAATCCGCCCGGGTCTCCCGGTACGGCGAAGTTGACGAACGACGCGCCGTTCGACCAGGACGAGACACCGGCGAAGGTCTCGCTGATCGCCGAGGCTACGGCGTCACCCGGCAGACCAATCGCGGTCAGGGCATAGGGGAGCTCACGGTTGCTGAAGGCCCCTTCTTCACCGCGTGGGGCCGACAGAGCGCCGCCGAGACGGCGGATCTCGACGACCTTTAGCGGTGACTGAGAGTCCGGGCCGGCCACCTGGACGATCGCGTCGATGGCCTCGGTGGGCAGGCTCGTCAGCAGCCGCTGGTCCTGGGCCAACGGCATCGGCATCGCGGGTTCGGCGTGGATGTGCCCGATGTCGCGGTACGGCATCGTGCCGACGGAGTCCAGGATCGGTTTGACTCCTGCCGACCGGAGGGGAGCGAGCACGAGTTCGGATGCCTTCTGCGACAAGGTGCTGGCGAAGCGGACCGCGACGGTCAGGCGTCCCGCGAGAACCTCGGGTACGCCCGGTACGGCCGGCAGGTTAACCAGCGCGACGGAGGTCGTCACCTCGTCGGGTACGTTGGCCGACCACTCCGCCCAGGTGCGCAGGACCACCGATGCATCAGCTCCGTCGAAGTAGAGGGCGCCGCCCTGAAGCGTCTCCAGCCGCACGAGTTCGAGCTCGATCGCCGTGATGATGCCGACGGTGCCCTTGCCGCCCCGGAACGCCCAGAACAGCTCGGGGTGATCGGTGGCGGACACCCGTCGTACCTCTCCATCCGCGGTGACCACGTCGAGCGCCTGGACGTAATCGGACGACAGGCCGAAAGTCGTCACTAGCGGACCGACTCCGCCGCCGCTGATGAATCCCGCGACACTGACAGTGCCGGCGGATCCGAGGATCGGCGCAAGACCGTGCTCGGTCGCGGCGTCGATCAACTGCTGAGCGGTCACGCCAGCGCCGACCCGAGCGGTTCCCGCTGCGGCGTCGACCGAGCACTCCGACAGGCCGCCGGTGTGGACCAGCAGCACGTCGGCGCCCAGGCTCACTCCACCGTGCCCGGTGGCCTGAACGGCAAGCTTCAGCCGGTGCGCTGTGGCGAACCGAACCGCCTCGGCGACATCGCCGCTGTTGGCTGCCAGGACGACTGCCGCGGGGTTCACCACGGCGGTCAGGTTCCACGGTTCCGCCGTCTTGTACCCGGCGTCTTGGGGGAGGGCGACGGTTCCGGTCAGTCGCTGCCGTAGCGACTCCACCTCCGCAGTCAGCAAGTCGGAATCGTTTTCGGGGATATTCATCAGGTCCTCAATCTGTGGGGTGCGTCAGCGAACTGGCAGGCACTCACGAAGCGTTGAACACCGGTCCGGCGTCCATGTAGATCCTGTAGTCGATCACCAGGTCGTCCCGGAACCGCAGGATGTTGCAGCACGGCAGCCGCAGCTCGCGGCCGTCCTGGGTCAGGTAGTCCACCTCTACGACGATGACCGCAACGCCCTGCTCGGGCTCCCACAGGTCCAGTACGTCGTGGTGCACCCGGGCGACGAACTGGTTGTAGGCGCGACTGGCCGCCTCGATTCCGGTCCGGCCATGTACCGGCTCGGTGCTCCCGAACCGGAAGACGACATCATCGTGGCAGACGGCGACCAGCCGGTCGGTGTCCTGGGCGTCCGCCGCGGCCAGGACGGCGCGGGCCAGGTCGGGAATGTTCTTGCTCATAGCAACTTTCTGTGTAGGGGGCGGGCGGTCTTGAGGCTCAGAGGGCGGCGACGATGTCGATCTCGACCAGGAACAGTGGCGAGTAGAGCGAGGCGACCCCGACCAGGGTCTGGGCCGGCGGTGGCGTCGTGGCGCCTTGGCGAAGCGCTGCGAAGATCGCATCGACGACGTCCGGCCGATAGTCGGCGATGTAGATGGTCTCCTTGATCACCCGGGTCCGGTCGGTCCCGACGGCGGCGAGCGCGGTATCGATGTTGCGGACGATCTGCTCGGCCTGCAGCCCGTGATCACCTTCGCCGACCAGTTCACCGGCGGCGTTCCAGGCGACCTGTCCGGACAGGTAGACGAGGCCGGCCTGCTCGGCCACGACGGCGTGGCTGAGAACTCCGGGCACTGGGTGCAGGCCTGCAGGGTCGAGATGACGAAGCGACATGGTGACTACCGGAACCTTTCTGATCAGGACTTGGAAGCTTGGTCACGCACGCAGGGCGGCGAGCCGGTCGAGCTCGTCGAGGGCACGGTCCTCCTCGCGGGATCCGCCGATCTGTCCGTGGTTGACCAGCTCGAACAGCACCCGATCGACGCCGGCGTCCGCATAGGCGCGCAGGACTTCGGGGGTCTGCTCGGCGCCGTAGAGCGTCACCGAAGGCCGCGGCCGACCGAGATCCGCCGCACGGGAGCGCAGGTCGGCGATGCGGACCGCGAACTCGTCGACGTCGGATGCTCCGACCCCGATGGGCAGCCAGCCGTCACCGTGCGACAGCACCCGGTCAAGCACGCTCGGGCCGTAGCCGGCAATGAGCACCGGGGGCGCGTGCTCGGGCTTGGGCCAGGACCACACCGGGCCGAAGTCGACGAACTTGCCGTGGAACTGCGCCTCGTCGTTGGTCCAGACCGCGCGGATGGCCTCGATGTGCTCGAGCATCCGTAGGGTGCGCCGGCCGGAATCGACGCCGTGGTTGGCCATCTCCTCCACGTTCCAGCCCGGTCCGACGCCCAGTTCGAAACGCCCGCTGGAGAGCCGATCGAGGGAGGCGGTCTGCTTGGCCAGCACCAGCGGATGGTGCTGATTGATCAGCGCGATGCCGGTCCCTAGTTGCAGCGTGGTCGTTGCACCGGCGATCGCGGTCAGCGCGATCAGCGGGTCGTAGGTCCGCTTGTAGTGCTCGGGCAGCTCTCCGCCGGCCGGATACGGAGTGCGCCGGCTGAGCGGGATGTGGGTGTGCTCGGTGAGGAACAGGGCGTCGAAACCGCGCTCCTCCACCGCGCGGCCCAGCGCGACCGGCTGGATTCCGTAGTCGGACAGGAACGACACCACAGCGTGCTTCACTGCGCCTCCCTCGGTAGTTAAAGATTCAATCAATAGGGCTATTCTGCATCAGACGGCACTCGGACTCAAGCTCCGCTAGAGATCTCGCGGCGGTGCGACCCGGCTATCCGTTGCTGTCGGCAAGAAATTCTTCGCCATGGTGCGCGATCGGGTTCCACGTCTGGCCCCGACCGCAGGTTGACCGTGGCCGAGGAAACGACGGAAACATGTTGCCTAGCGTACCGCAGGTCTGCGACGATGGTGGTGCGAAGTCTGCGGTTGGTGAGGAGCGTGATGATGACATCGACAACGTCCGACGGCGCAGGTCCGGCAATGCCGATCGCGGCAACGGTGCTGCGGCCGTTGCCGCTGCGTGCCGTCCGCCTGGCCGGTGGTGTTCTCGGCGAGTTGCAGCAGACCAATGCGGCGGTGTCCATCCCGTCCGGGGCCGAACACCTCGACCAGCAGCAGGCATGGGACAACTACCGCAACGTCGCGAAGGACGTGACCGCCGCGCAGTACCACGGTCCGAACTACGAGGACGGTGAGGTGTACAAGTGGCTCGAGGCGGTCGCATGGGAGGTGGGCCGCTCCGAGGACGCGACGCTGCGCGAGTGGCTGCGAGCGCGGACGGAGTTGATCGCCGCGGCCCAGGACGACGACGGCTATCTCGGAACGTTCGTCCAGTCGGGCCAGCGCGATGAGCGCTACGGACGGCTGGACTTCGATCACGAGATCTTCAACATGGGTGCGCTGATCCAGTCGGCGGTCGCACAGTACCGGGCCACCAGCCGGACCGAGTTGCTCGACGTGGCCCTGAGGGCGGCCGATCACCTGCATCGGGAGTTCGGCACCGGTCCTGGCCAACGCGAAGGGTTCTGCGGTCACCCGGTCGCCGAGCTGGCCCTGGTCGAGCTCTACCGGACCACCGGTGAGCGGCGGTACCTCGACCTGGCGCGGTACTTCGTCGAGGCGCGTGGCCGGCTGTTGCTTGCCCCGGGCAACCCGCATCGGGCCGCCTATCTGTCCGACCGCGTCCCCGTGCGGGAAACCCGGACGCCGGAAGGTCATGCCGTTCGCGCCGTCTACCTGGCCGCCGGAGCCACCGACGTCGCGATCGAGACCGGTGACGAGGACCTGTTGGCGCGGCTGGAAGCTCAGTGGGACGCGATGGTGCAGACCAAGATGTACGTGAACGGCGGACTGGGCAGCCGCTGGAGCGGCGAGTCGTTCGGCAATCCGTACGAGCTGCCGTCGGACGTCGCGTACGGCGAGACGTGCGCGGCCGTCGCCGGCGTGCAGTGGAGCTGGCGACTGTTGCTCGCTACCGGCAAAGCGAAGTATGCCGAGCTGATCGAGTGGCAGCTCTACAACGCGATCCTGCCCGCGGTGTCGCTCGACCGAACGCGCTACTTCTACGTGAACGCGCTGCAGGTCCGTGCCGACTCCGATGACGCCGACGACAGGGCGCCGAGCAATGGCCGGCAGCACTGGTTCGGGACGAGTTGCTGCCCGACGAACCTGATGCGCACCTTCGCGTCCTTGCAGCACTACGTCGCGACGGTTGCCGACTCCACCCTCCAGATTCACCAGTACGCCGCCGGTACGGTCGACGCCGGCGAGCTGAGCGTGAGTGTCGAGACGGACTACCCGTCGACCGGTCGGGTCGTGCTGACGATCCGCGAGGCACCGACAACCGAAGCAGGCTTGGCATTGCGGATCCCCAGCTGGGCGCACGGGGCGGAGCTGACGATCGGCGACGAGACGCATCCCGGTGCCGCCGGCCAGTATTTGAAGGTCAGTCGTGTCTGGCAGCCCGGGGACAGGTTGGTGCTCCTGCTGCCGATGGCGCCGCGTTTCCTGTACGGGCACCCTCGGGTCGAAGGCACCCATGGGGCTGTGGCCCTCAGCCGTGGACCGCTCTTGTACGCCGTGGAGCAGGCGGACCATTCCGAGGTGGTCGACGACCTGGTCCTGACCGGTGCCTCGCTCACCGAGGCGCCAGTGGCTGACGGGCCGCCGGCGATTGCCACGATGGGCGCCGTCCAGACGCTGCCGACGCAGCTGTACGCCGACGAGCCCGCGCCGCTGGGAGCGGTCGTGCCCATGCGAGCCGTGCCGTACTACCAGTGGGGGAATCGTGAGCTCGGCCCGATGAAGGTCTGGCTGCCGTATCGCGGTCGGAGCAGCTGAGCGCCCTGATGTTTCGACGACCGAAAGACTGAGGCTAGCCGGCCGAGTCGTCGGTGGACGCTCGGACCACCAGCTGGCAGGGCACCCGCTCGAGCCCGCAGTGGGGCCGTCCTTCGATCGCGTCGAGCAGCCGCTGGGCAGCGGTCCGGCCGACATCGGCCAGTCTC
The Kribbella italica DNA segment above includes these coding regions:
- a CDS encoding ABC transporter substrate-binding protein, which produces MPVFVYDSGTDQPFTSGNQVPPNDIIRLAGGRNIFVDLEARWIQVSREAVTKAAPEVVIILDYGNQLAQKQLDFLKTSARNKNLPTVRNNRFFVLGYNEGISGPRITDGLEKFAAYLRDLDR
- a CDS encoding FAD-binding oxidoreductase, coding for MNIPENDSDLLTAEVESLRQRLTGTVALPQDAGYKTAEPWNLTAVVNPAAVVLAANSGDVAEAVRFATAHRLKLAVQATGHGGVSLGADVLLVHTGGLSECSVDAAAGTARVGAGVTAQQLIDAATEHGLAPILGSAGTVSVAGFISGGGVGPLVTTFGLSSDYVQALDVVTADGEVRRVSATDHPELFWAFRGGKGTVGIITAIELELVRLETLQGGALYFDGADASVVLRTWAEWSANVPDEVTTSVALVNLPAVPGVPEVLAGRLTVAVRFASTLSQKASELVLAPLRSAGVKPILDSVGTMPYRDIGHIHAEPAMPMPLAQDQRLLTSLPTEAIDAIVQVAGPDSQSPLKVVEIRRLGGALSAPRGEEGAFSNRELPYALTAIGLPGDAVASAISETFAGVSSWSNGASFVNFAVPGDPGGFSSAYDDDTRRKLAQLAERYDPNGILLTAGWLSAD
- a CDS encoding nuclear transport factor 2 family protein, which gives rise to MSKNIPDLARAVLAAADAQDTDRLVAVCHDDVVFRFGSTEPVHGRTGIEAASRAYNQFVARVHHDVLDLWEPEQGVAVIVVEVDYLTQDGRELRLPCCNILRFRDDLVIDYRIYMDAGPVFNAS
- a CDS encoding RidA family protein; translated protein: MSLRHLDPAGLHPVPGVLSHAVVAEQAGLVYLSGQVAWNAAGELVGEGDHGLQAEQIVRNIDTALAAVGTDRTRVIKETIYIADYRPDVVDAIFAALRQGATTPPPAQTLVGVASLYSPLFLVEIDIVAAL
- a CDS encoding TIGR03619 family F420-dependent LLM class oxidoreductase, which gives rise to MKHAVVSFLSDYGIQPVALGRAVEERGFDALFLTEHTHIPLSRRTPYPAGGELPEHYKRTYDPLIALTAIAGATTTLQLGTGIALINQHHPLVLAKQTASLDRLSSGRFELGVGPGWNVEEMANHGVDSGRRTLRMLEHIEAIRAVWTNDEAQFHGKFVDFGPVWSWPKPEHAPPVLIAGYGPSVLDRVLSHGDGWLPIGVGASDVDEFAVRIADLRSRAADLGRPRPSVTLYGAEQTPEVLRAYADAGVDRVLFELVNHGQIGGSREEDRALDELDRLAALRA
- a CDS encoding glycoside hydrolase family 127 protein, which encodes MTSTTSDGAGPAMPIAATVLRPLPLRAVRLAGGVLGELQQTNAAVSIPSGAEHLDQQQAWDNYRNVAKDVTAAQYHGPNYEDGEVYKWLEAVAWEVGRSEDATLREWLRARTELIAAAQDDDGYLGTFVQSGQRDERYGRLDFDHEIFNMGALIQSAVAQYRATSRTELLDVALRAADHLHREFGTGPGQREGFCGHPVAELALVELYRTTGERRYLDLARYFVEARGRLLLAPGNPHRAAYLSDRVPVRETRTPEGHAVRAVYLAAGATDVAIETGDEDLLARLEAQWDAMVQTKMYVNGGLGSRWSGESFGNPYELPSDVAYGETCAAVAGVQWSWRLLLATGKAKYAELIEWQLYNAILPAVSLDRTRYFYVNALQVRADSDDADDRAPSNGRQHWFGTSCCPTNLMRTFASLQHYVATVADSTLQIHQYAAGTVDAGELSVSVETDYPSTGRVVLTIREAPTTEAGLALRIPSWAHGAELTIGDETHPGAAGQYLKVSRVWQPGDRLVLLLPMAPRFLYGHPRVEGTHGAVALSRGPLLYAVEQADHSEVVDDLVLTGASLTEAPVADGPPAIATMGAVQTLPTQLYADEPAPLGAVVPMRAVPYYQWGNRELGPMKVWLPYRGRSS